The window TCGAGGACTGAGCCACGGTGTCCGCGCCGGCGCTCATTTCCTCCACGCCCGCGTTGCTTTCTTCGAGGGCGGCGCCGTTTCCTTCGCTCAGCTCATACACGTGCTCAAAATCGTTTTTGACCTTTTTCATGGAGTCGTTTGTCTCCCCGGCGATGGAGGTCAGCTTTTCGGCCACGTCGCCCAGTTCCTCAGCTACCGTAACGACGTTGCGCATGGCGGATTCCTGACCTTCCACCATGTCGGAGAGCGCGCCGACCAGATTTCCAAGCTCGTCTTTGCCTTCGTAGCCGAAATCCGTCCGCTGGATGGTAAGGTCGCCTTCCTGACACCGTTTCGCCAGCTCCACGATTGTGCGGAGGGGTTTGGAAATGGCCCGGGAAAGGAAGATGGCGATCAGAAGGCCAAGAAGGAGGGAAATCGCTCCGGAGGAGAAAAGAAGGGTCACGGTGGAGTGCACCAGGTCGATGTTTTCGTCGCTCACGGTTTTCACCGTGGTCTGGGCGAAGGCGCTCACTTCCGCGACTTTGTCGTTGTAGGTCCCGCTCAGAAGCACGAGGGAGTTTATGGCGTCGTTCTGGGCCTGGATCGCCGTGGCCATCAGGTCCAGTTCGGTCACGTAGCTTTTGAGAGCTGCGGACACCTTCTGTATCATGCGCCTGCGCTCCTCGTCGGAACTGCCGTCATGCACGTTCTGGGCCCATTGTTCCAGAGTCGCGCAGGTGTCTTTGGCCTTCAGGAAGGCCTGAGGATCGTTGGCCCCGCTGGCCGCCGTGATCTGACGCCGGAGGTCCAGGGCGTCCCCGTACATCCTGCCCACTGAATAAATCTGTTCCACTCTCTGCGCTTTGCTCATGTGGTCGTTTTCCGCAACCGCCGCGTTGCGGTAACTTTCCAGAGCTTCCTGCGTGGTGGAGGTCATCACGTTTCCCGCCTTGACCAGCTCGAGCCAGCTGGCGTTTTTCTTTCTGAGGGCTTCATGCAGCCGGTTCAGGGAATCCACAAAGTTTTTGTGGATGGGCAGAACGTTTTCCCGCACCATCTTCGGGCTCTTCAGGTCCGGATTTGCGGCGCCCAGGGCTTCCATGTCGGCCAGGGCTTTATTCAGGCCCGCGACCTTCACATCGTCGTCCTTCATGGTCTCCTCGGTTCCTGTGTACCGTGTTTCCCGGGTTGTCATAAAAACCGCGGTGGCGGCGCTTTCAATGCCGCTTTTGATTTGCAGTGCCGGAACCACCTTGCTGC of the Synergistaceae bacterium genome contains:
- a CDS encoding methyl-accepting chemotaxis protein, which translates into the protein MRNLKMTSKLLLGFGVVLLVFAAAVFVTWMDLSEVREKSEFLRSKVVPALQIKSGIESAATAVFMTTRETRYTGTEETMKDDDVKVAGLNKALADMEALGAANPDLKSPKMVRENVLPIHKNFVDSLNRLHEALRKKNASWLELVKAGNVMTSTTQEALESYRNAAVAENDHMSKAQRVEQIYSVGRMYGDALDLRRQITAASGANDPQAFLKAKDTCATLEQWAQNVHDGSSDEERRRMIQKVSAALKSYVTELDLMATAIQAQNDAINSLVLLSGTYNDKVAEVSAFAQTTVKTVSDENIDLVHSTVTLLFSSGAISLLLGLLIAIFLSRAISKPLRTIVELAKRCQEGDLTIQRTDFGYEGKDELGNLVGALSDMVEGQESAMRNVVTVAEELGDVAEKLTSIAGETNDSMKKVKNDFEHVYELSEGNGAALEESNAGVEEMSAGADTVAQSSTDTASSIARTTDAAIKATEMVNTVIDGMKNVDKNAKDSEDKTRQLVDSIENVSGFVTVITGIADQTNLLALNAAIEAARAGDVGRGFAVVAEEVRKLAEESAKAAQNVNRIIVDLQTQAQESIKATTQAGHALSETLVQATAAQNELSQAMNEIRKANDSIQNIAAVAEEQAASSKEVAHAIDKATKSTVEINETMNEMQKQTEATAKTAQVISGQAEIMTGHAQSLGEALSRFRLRETQNQRNAAPKKPALPGKR